Genomic DNA from Taurinivorans muris:
TTATGCCGCCATTCCGGCAACAACAAATAAATAAGCTTTTTTTCATGCTTGAAAAGGGGTAAAAAGAAAAAAAGTTTAAAATATTTTTTTAATGCTGTTATTCCTTATGGTTATCCTATTAACTTTTTTTGTTTTTTTATTTCTTTGCAATATATTAAAAAATAGCTATACTTTTTCTTCACAATGGGAAAATTATGGTAAAAAACATTTTGAAATCCGCACTTGCTTTTTTGGGAGCGTTTTTCCTTTTCGCCGTTTTGGCAAACGGAATGAATTTCCTTTTAATAGACAGTTTATTTGCGTTTTCCGGATATCCCCGTTTTCCCGCAACCCCGGCAAATCCTTTATATGTGCTTTTTCCTCTTGTTTTCATGTTTTTTTCTTTTCCCGCCCTTACGCTGATAAGCGTGCAAAGACAATTTTCCTTAAAAAAACGGTTTCTGCTTCTGCTTGAAAGCCATGCTTTTTTCTTTTTTTGGCAGGTGCTTTTCTGGAGCGCTTTTTGCTTTTTCACACTGCATCAGGCTCATGTCATTCTGCAGTTTTTGCTTGGATATTCACCAAAAATCGACGCAAGCCTCACCAGTATTTTCATGCCCCTGATTTTGACACGGTTAATGCCTGTTTTCGCATTCTTTTTTATTTGTTTTTCTTTTCGCACCACGCTTTTTTTATTAAAAGACGAAGAAAGAAAATTATCCGTGCCCAAAGAAGATAATGATAATTTTTCTTTTTCATTAAAGGAAATCGAACGGGCGTTCACTCTCGCCGATTTCGGGAACGTGTTTTTCCTTTTGCTTGTCTTGGTGATGTTCCTGCCTCCCGATTACGCAAAATATTTCCCGAAGCTTTGCTCCCTCCCCGTTATTTTTCTTCTTTGCCCCTTGCAGTATTATATTGTGCATTTATATAGGAAAGAAAAGAGGAAAAGTTTGCTTTTGCCGGGCATATTTCTTCAGTTTTTTATTTTAGGAATAACGCTCTTCCTGGAAGACTCAACATATCAACTTGTTTTTATTGCTTATTTTTTAATACAAGCCCTTGCGTATTATTACTTCATACGTTACGGCAAGGATTTTTTCACAGCGCAGTGATATGGGTTTAACAATATGGCGCAAACAAAGAACATCTCCGCCGCCTTTTCATATCAGGGAAAAGAAATTTCCTATACCCTTTGCTTCGATAGGTTTAAAACCGTCCGCCTGCGTATGAAAGAAGCCAACCGGCTGGAAATAAAAGCCCCTTTCCATACGCCATTGACCGCGATAGAAAACAGCATGCGAAAACATGCCGAATGGATATTCGCCAGACAGGAACAGCTCGCAGACATGCAGACGGCAATAAAGCCGGTAACGGAAGAAGTTTTTATTTTCGGAAAATCGTTTGGCGTGACGCTTCGCAAAACAAGCTCCGCTCCGCTGGAAAAAGTACGGTTTTTCGCCCGAAATTCTTATATTGACCAAGAGGAACTTTTTTCGCAGGCTTTGCCCATTTTACAAAATTCCCGTCCTGAAATACGGCTGACCGGCCAAGAACTTTCCATATATTGCCCGAATAGTGAAGAAGCGCTGAAATTGCTCAGCCTCTGGCGGAAAAAAACGGCGCAGCGGTTCCTGCCTTTGCATTATTCTTTGTTGTGGAAAATTTTCCAAGAAAAAACAGCGCATTTTCTTTTACGGCATACCATAACAACCCCTTATCATTTTTCCTGCCCGCCTCTTACCGTCCGTTCATGCAAGCGCTGTTTCGGTTCATGCAGGATTTTTGCGAAAGAGCAAAAAACACGCATCACGCTTTCCCGGCATTTAATGGGTCTGCCTCTTGAATATATCGAATTTGTCATTCTGCATGAATTTTGCCATTTGGTTTATCCCGATCATTCTCCGCAGTTTTACGCTCTTTTTTCAGCTGTCCTGCCCAACCACAAAAGTCTGAAAGCAGGCATATCCCATTGGAGCAAGGGACATAATTCTTTTTAGTTTTTTTTGACTATTTTTTATTTTTGACATAAAATGCACCTCAAATAAAAGGAGTTGTTATGGCTAAGAAAATTCTTATCATCGGAGCTGTCGCTCTTGGAACAAAAGCTGCCACACGCTGCAAACGGGTAAATCCCGATACCGAAATCACTATTATAGACCAAGGACAATTTATTTCCTACGGCGGCTGCGGCATGCCTTTTTATATTTCTTCCGAAGTGGACAGTATCAATGAATTGCGCGCCACAAGCGCCAATGTTATCCGCGACCCGCATTTTTTCACCCATGTAAAAGATATCGACCATGTGAAAATCAGGACCAAAGCCCTTGAAATCAATCCGCAGGAACAATATGTCCTTACGGAAAATCTGGATACCGGCGAAAAAGAAAAACTTTTTTATGACGAGCTTGTGCTCGGCATGGGCAGCCATGCCATTGTGCCTCAAATCAAAGGTGTCGGTCTTAAGAATATCACAACCATAGCGGGGCTTGAGGACGCGGAAAAAATCCGCACCCACTGCGAAAAAGGCATACGACATATGGTGATTATCGGGGCGAGCTTCACGGCTATTGAAATCGCCGTGGGCTTGGCTGACATGTGGAATATTCCCTGCACGCTGATAAAGCGTTCAAAACGCATGCTTCCGAATCTTGTTTCAAGCACCGTTTCCGACATGATCAGGCATGACCTTGAAGAAGCGGGAATCAATATTGTTGCGGAAGAAGATGTGCTTGAATTTGCGGGCGATGATGAAGGCAACGTATGCGAAGTTGTCACCAACAAACAGCGCATTAAAGCCGACCATGTCATTTTGGCAATGGGCGTAAAGGCGAATTATGAACTCGCCGAAAAAGCGGGACTGAAATGCGACCCGAAATACGGGGTTTGCGTCAATGAATATTTGCAGACTTCCAATTCCCATATTTACGCGGGGGGCGACCTCATCGCCATAAAAAACCTTATTTCGGGCAAGGAAATGCATTTGCCCATGGGCTCCCTCGCCAACAGACAGGGACGTATCATCGGGACGAACATTGCCGGCGGAAATCCGCAAACCGGTTTGGAAACATTCCCCGGAGTCGTGGGCACATGGTGTATGAAAATGCATAAAGGAACAGTTGCGGGAACGGGCTTGAATGAGGATATGGCAGTCAAAGCCGGGTTCGACGCTGTCAGCATCAATATGGAACAGCTCGACAGAGCCCATTTTTACCCTGAAAAACATATGATGACTCTGGAAGTCGTTGTGGAGAAAAAAACACGCCGCATTCTCGGCATGCAAGGATACTGCGCTGACGGAACGGCGGTGAAAGCGCGTATCGACACCATGGCTGCCATGCTTCAATTCGGCAAACCGACCCTGCATGAATTATCCATTGCGGAAGTTTCCTATTCTCCTCCGCTTGCCTCCGCCATGGATGTTTTCAATACGGCGGGCAATGTTGCGGACAATATCGTCACGGGTCTCGGCGAATTTATCAAACCTGCGGAATTTGACGCGCTTTTTGAGGCGCGGGACAGCAATAATTATGTTTTTGTGGATACGAGAGCGGGACAAGCCCCTCTTGAACTGTGCAAAAAATATCCGGAATATTGGCTTAATATTCCGTTGGAACGTTTTAATGAAGATATGGAAAAAATCCCCGCGGATAAAAATATCGCTTTCATTTGCAATTCAGGCACACGGGCTTACGAATGCCTGCTGAAATTCAAACGCGGCGGCAGAAATGCCGTCAACTCTTCCGGCGGTATGCAGGCGATGAAAAAACGCGGCAAAAAATATTAGAATATTTCCGCACCATATTCATAATGGCATGTGATTTTAAAAGTGTGTGGAAAATTAGTATAAAACGTTTTGTAACATGGTGCGGGGGAAGAAGTTTCTCGTTTTAGCTGTCAGCGAACTTGTGAGCTTTGCGGCAGCCGTTAGCGGGTTTACGGGCTTTACGGACAGCGACAGCAGAGATAAAAGTTTTCCCCTGCATAAAAAATTCCTAATCTTAAATGGAAATACCCTGATTATTGTATGACAACCCCGAAAGGGCGGACCGGTCCGCCCTTTTTATTATGCAAAAACCATCAGAATGAAAAAATCAGAACCATGCCACAAAAATTTTTCCGTTTTCTTATTAAAATAGCATAAAAAACCTTCCGCATTCTTTGATCACGCGGAAGGCTGAAAAATCATATGGATAAACCGAAATTACCTAGCCGTAAAACCGCCGTCAACCATAACACACTGTATTTGTTAATTTTTACTGATTAACTAAAGAACCAACGTATAAAAACATACAAGGCAGCGTGTTTCCATACAAAAACCATCCGGATGTCATGAACGGATCTGTATGATTTTATCACAATCCAACAGACGATAAACGTTTTTATGCGGTATCGCACATTATCGCGGTATTTATCGGGCAGAACCAAAAAACAGATGAAATGCGTTCCGTCTGTTTTTTGGTTTTAAGTTTTATGCGGAAGCGTTCATATTATGCGCTTTCATAAAGCCTTGTCATGACAAATTCCTGATGTTTCAAGGCTTCAGCGGAAGTCAAACGTCCATTGACGGTTTTTTCCATCATGTCAAGAAGCAAATCGCCTGCCTGATCGAGGTTCATCTCACGGCGCAGCAAACCGGAAACATCAACGTCAATATGTTCCGACATGGTCCGAACGGTGCGGGGATTGGCGGAAAGCTTGATAACCGGCAATATCGGATTGCCGATGATATTGCCTTGTCCCGTCGGAAAGAAATGGACCACATAGCCAGCGGCGGCGGCAAGCGTGATCATTTCTGCGGCGGCGGAAGAAGAATCCATGAACCACAAGCCCGGACCGGTCGGAGAATACGCCTTTTCCAAACAGCCTTCCACAATGCACTCTTTACCGATTTTTTGAATATTGCCGAGGGCTTTTTCCTCAATGGTCGTCAACCCGCCTTCGATATTGCCTTTCGTAGGCTGGGAATCGGAAAGGTCGCTGATTTTATGCTTGTCGATAATATCGGCATACCGATCAAAAAAAGCTTGGAATTGTCTGCGCACTTCCTCATTCTTACAGCGGGCGGCAACAAGATGTTCTCCGCCGGTAAGTTCCGTTGTTTCGCCAAAAAGCAAGGTATTGCCGTTTTTCCACAGTTTGTCGAACGCATTGCCGACAGTCGGACAGGAAGCGATACCGGAAGTCGTATCGGATTCGCCGCATTTGCAGGAAACCCAAAGTTCTTGGATAGGGCATTCAACCCTTTGCAGGCCTGTCGCCCATTGGACAAGCTCTTTCGCTTTACGGCTCGCCATAGCGACAGTGTTTAAATCGCCGTTTTGTTCAATACCGAAACCGAAAACAGGTTTGCCGGTTTTTGCGATACCTTCGACAATCTTGTTCGTCCATTCCTTTTCAATGCCGATGACAATGACAGCCGCCACGTTAGGATTGCTTCCCGCGCCGATCAGAGTACGGAAATGCAGTTCCAAATCTTCCCCGAATTGAAGACGCCCGTAAGGGTGGACAATCGCCAACGTTCCTGCGACATTGTTCGCAACCGCCTGACAAGCGGAGTTTGACAAATCATCAAGAGGCAAAACAATCACATGGTTGCGAACACCCACACGTCCGTTTTCACGGCGATATCCCATAAATGTCTTATTCATATCAATTACCACCTTTTGGTTTTTACGTTATGCACGTGCAAATGCTCACCTTTTTTTATGGAAGCGACAACTTTGCCGATATCCGTACCGTATTTGAAAACGGTATCCCCCACGGCAAAATCTTTAAGCGCGATTTTATGCCCGATAGGAATATCATTTAAAACTTTAATCGTAATAGTTTGGTCTTCCTGCATAATCCAGCCTGTCAAATCCTGACCGGCTTTTATGCCTTCAACAGCTGCCACACCGACACCGTCACCCGCTTCGTGTACAAGAAAGTCGATCGCCATAATGGCCTCCTTCTGTGTTTCAAATTAAGCATTGTTAATTTGTGATTGAATTATGATTTTTATATACTATATCTTATATAAGATTGTCAACAGTTTTTTAACTTTATACTTTTAAATAAAAATCTCCTCCGCATCAAACCAAACACATGCAAATTGCGGGAACGTAGGTTATCAGCAGCAATACCGCAATCATCAAAATCAACAGCGGAACAATGGCACCAGCCAAATCCATAAGCTTGCAGCCGGCAATCGTGCCGGAAACAAACAAATTCACCCCGACAGGAGGAGTAATGAAACCGATTGCCAAATTGACAACCATGATAACGCCGAAATGAACGGGATTCACGCCGAGCTGCGTCACGACCGGCAATAACACGGGAGTAAGAATGACAATGGCGGCGAGAGCTTCCATGAATGTGCCGACAAACAGCAAAAAGGCGTTGATAATGATTAAAACGGCAATTTTGTTGTTTGAAACACTTAAAATAAACGCCGCAATGGATTCGGGCACGCTTTCAATCGCCATGATATTGCCGAACAATGTCGCCATGGCGATCAATATGATGATTGCGGCGGAAGAAGCGGCGGCCTGCGCCAAATAATCTCCCAGACGTTTAAAAGTCAGCTCGCCGTAAAGGAACATTCCCGCGATCAAGCCGTATAACGCGGCGACAGCGGCGGCCTCCGTCGGCGTCATGATACCGCCGTATATGCCCCCCAAAATAATCACGGGAACAAGCAGCGCCCATTTCGCTTCCCAAAGAACTTTTATCAATTCTTTTATGTTCTTTTCCCTGTCAATTCCTTTCCAGCCTTTCTTCTTTGAATAGAAATACGTATATACCATCAAAGCCAGACCGGTTAAAACACCGGGAACAATGCCGCCCATGAACAGGGATCCGATGGACTGCTGTGCTGTCACCCCGTAGACGACAAAGGGATTGCTCGGAGGAATCATCACTCCGATGGCGCCTGCGGCGGCAACGACCACCCCCGCAAAAAACTTGTCATATCCGCGTTCTATCATTGCGGGAATCGTAATCATGCCGATAGCCGCAACCGTTGCGGGACCGGACCCGCTGATTGCGGCAAAAAACATGCTCGCGGCGATACTGACAAGCGCGATTCCGCCGGGCAGACTTCCGATGAAATAATCAGCCAAATCAAGCAAACGCTTGGAAAGCCCTCCCGCCCCCATAAGGACGCCGGCGGCGATAAAAAACGGAATTGCCATAATAGGCAGGGAATCGACAGACGTGAAAGGGACTTGGGCGATATAATCAATAGGCAGCGAATCCGCACCGATGACAGTCGCGAGTGTCGCAAGCCCCAAGCAAATGGAAACGGGAACCCCCAAAACAAGCAGCAGAATGAAATAGCCGAACAATAAGACAAGAACATTTAACTCTTCAAAAAGATATACGGGAGCAATGGACAACACAATCAAAAAAACAGCTGAGAAAAAATCCGCATACGATGAAGTTTTCAATTCAACCGAAATATCCTGAATCAATCGTATGACCATGAGCCCAAACCCCAAAGGCAATATGGCATAAGGAATATAATACGGAATGCGCAGAGCCGCGGTTTCCTGTTCAAATTCCCATTGCATGTAAATATAGCCCAAACTGGTATAAAAAATACTCCCCGCCATGACAATGAAGGCGAGGTCCGAATATATCCATAATATGCCGCGCCATTTCGGAGAAAATTTGTCATAAATAACATCGACGCGAATATTTTCCCTGTGTTTGATTGTCAGCGGAATTGCGAAATACATCGACCAAATGAATATGAAACGGGCTAATTCTTCCGTCCAAAAAGGAATGTGCATTGCAGGAAAATATTTTGCAAAAACATATCTTCCGAGAGACTGGTAAACAATTAAAAGAACCGCTCCCACTAAGCCGATGATCATAAACGGTTTTTCAAAATTGACATTCAAACAGTCCGCAAACGCACCGCATTCGGAAGTATGTTCCAAATCAACTTTAATACTGTCATATATCGACATACATTGCCCCTTATAAAAAAGCCGTACCATGAAAGTACGGCTTTTCATGTTAATACGAACACGTTACTTTTGTGTATCCAATACCATTTGCAATACATCGGGATCAATTTCATTTTTGAACGTATCCCAGACAACACGCGTTTTTTCTTTCAAAACGGCACGCTCCTCAGCGGAAAGGCGGTAAATCACAATGCCTTGGGCGAGCATTTCCTTTTCACACCTTTCTTTTAATTCCTTGGTGAGATTTCTTTCATACGCAAGGGCTTCTTTTGCCGCTTCACGAAGAACGGCCTGCGCCTGCGGGTCCAACATGTCATATTTTTTCTTGTTCATCATAAGAATATGCATACTGTAATTGTGTTCGGAATTCATGGCGCCTTTCAGCACTTCAATATGTTTTGCAAGAACAAGATGTTCCCAGTTATTGCCTTCACCGTCCACGGTGCCTTGCTGCAAAGCGGTATACACCTCACCCCATGCCACAGGAGAAGGAATCATGCCCAATGCCCTTGAGACCGCCACTTCGATAGGAGAGTCCGTAGTGCGGACTTTCTTTTCTTTCATCATGTCAATTCCGTTTACGGAAGAAGTAAACGCGAAATTGCGGTATCCGTATTCACTGAACATGATGGTCGTCAAACCGATACGGTTTGCCACTTTTTCAAAATGTTTGCCAAGTTCGCCATTGTCAAGAGCATCATACAACTGCTGCTGATACTCGGGAGAAGTGACATACGGCAAATCGAAAACCATATAGTCGCGGGCGAACGACGCCATGTTGGGAGAAGAGCAGGAAGCCATGTCCAGCGTACCGCGCTGAGCCGCCTCAAGAGTTGACCTGTCACTGCCAAGCACGGCATTAGCCATGAGTTTGATATTGATTTTACCGCCGGATTTTTCTTTTACAAGTTCAACGAATTTTTCATAACCGAGCACCATGTTGCTGCCCAGCGGACTCGGACTTGCAAGACGCAGATTCAATTTGGGACCGGTGTACGGTTCCGCTCCGAAAGAAAAACCTGCGAGCGAGAGAAACGCAAAACCCGCCGCCGCCAAGCCAAGGATTTTTTTTCCGTTCATACTCTTCTCCTTATCAATATGCCGGATGTCTGTATACTTTGAAATCCCAATCCTTTTCAGGCTGGTATTTCGTAAGGCGCCAATCACAGGCACGGGCATGCCCTTCCATGCCCTCTACACGGGACAGACGGGAAGCATATCCGCTGATCAGACAGCTGGCTTCCATGCTTGCCGGCTGTTGGTAGGTGCAAATCTTAAGATATTTATGCACATTCAAGCCGCCGCTGAAATGTGCCGCTTTCTTTGTGGGTAAAATATGGTTGGGACCGGCGCATTTGTCGCCATGGGTGACGGTGCTGAATTCGCCCATGAACAGCGAGCCGTAAGAAGTCAGATGGTTCAGCCACCAGCCGGTATCTTCACAAAGCACTTCAAGATGTTCCGGTGCGTATCGGTCGCTGATTTCAACCATTTCCTCCCTGCTGCCGCAAACGATGATTTCCGCATAATCATCCCATGATTTTTGAGGCGTCGCCGGATCCGGCATATCGGCAATGAGCTTCGGCATGATTTCCAGTACCCGTTCAGCCAGCGCTTCAGAATCGGTGAAAAGCCATACCGGCGAATTAACTCCGTGTTCACCCTGTGAAAGCAAATCAATGGCGACGGTCATGGGGTCGGCCTGCGCGTCAGCCAAAATCGCAATTTCGGACGGTCCGGCGAAAAGGTCTATTCCGCAAACGCCCTCACCCGCAAGCAATGCTTTTGCTTCCGCAACAAAAGCGTTGCCTGGACCCGCAATGATATTCGCCTTTTTTCCCGTGAATAAACCGTACGCCATAGCGGCGACGGATTGAATGCCGCCCATTTCCAAAATAACATCGGCACCTGCCAAATCCATGGCATAACACACGGAGGGGTCGATACTGTCGCCTCGGGGCGGCGTTGCGGCAACAACAAAAGGAACACCTGCCACTTTCGCCGTCGCAATGCTCATAAGTGCGGAACACGTATGGGCGAACCGTCCGCCGGGAACATAACAGCCTGCGACATCCATCGGAATAACTTTCTGTCCCGCGCGGACGCCTGCGGGAGTCATGATTTCAAAATCCTTAATGCTCTCGCGCTGCGCCTTTGCAAAACAGGTGATTTGCTCGTATGCGAACTGAATGTCTTTTTTGACGGTTTCCGGAACGCTTGCGATGAGCCTGGCTTTTTTTTCCGGAGAAAGGACGAAATCCTGCTCCCATTTATCAAATTTTTTCGCAAGTTCGCGGACAGCGTCCTCGCCGTTCGCACGAATGTCCGCAAGAACTTCCTCAACGGCTTTACGGGCTCCGGAGCTGAATTCCTCTGCCGATGTGTTCGCTTTTTTCAGATATTTCATGATTTCCTCCCATTTTGAAACGGTATGATGTTTCTATTTTTAGAAAATATATTATATCTTATATCAGACTGTCAAGTACTTTAATGAAAAACATCACAATCTTTTTTCCGCCTGAACGCGGCAATCATATTTTTCCGCAAAAAAAAGAGCAGGTAACCCTGCTCTTTTTCACGATGATTGCATACCCGCTTACTGCAAGCTTGCGCGGTACACAAAATTTTGCGTGTTTATCTTGCTGATTCTGTATTCGACTATCCGTTCCTGCACATCAAAAGAGGTTCTGGAAATTTTCATCACAGGCTGTGTTTTCACAATGCCCAGTTTTTTCACATCGTCGGCTGTCGGAAGAACGGCTTCAATATCCTCCACCGCACGGTGTATCCTGATTCCGCATTTATGCTGGTAATAGACATAGAGCGTATTGGGAAACTGCTGGTCTTCAAAATGAATATCGCCGGTCACTTTCAGCGAAATATACACGATCTCGTTTATGACGCATTCGTTGTCAAGAATACGCACCCGCTTGATTTCTATAACTTCGTCACCTTCATTTATCTGCAAATGCCCGGCAATATCCGAAGAAGCCTTAATCCGCGCAATGCCGTTGATTTGCGAAACCGGAGGAATGTGTTTGTTATCGCGGCGGGAAAGAAAAAAGAACGGAAATAACGCCGTATCGTCTTCCACGACGGCGACGGCAGTGCCTTTTCCCTGATAGCGGACAAGATATTTCTCAGCGGTCAGTTCATTCAACGCCTTACGGAGCGTCCCCTGGCTCACGCCATATTGCTCCGCCAATGCAAATTCATTGGGAAGAAAACTTCCCGGCGACCAATCGCCTGCGATAATTCTTCTTAAAATATCTTTTTTCACTTGTTCATACAGCGGCACATACGAAATCTTCTTATCCATGTTTCCTCTTCATAATTCTTTCAAACTTCCAATAATACCATGCGGATAGAAGTATACATAGGCAAATGGATTATTGCAAGCAAATTTTATCTTTCAGAAAATATCATAAAAAAATTTCATACTATGCCGGTTCCGCCAAAACCGACAACAATCGACATGTCACCCCGAAAAAACGCATACAGATGAATCGATTTGCCGAAAACAACGGACAAATTCCCGGACAAGCGGCGAAATCGGCAAACATAAGGCGAACATGCCGTCCGCGGCGGCAACATCATAACAGCTTTCGATACAAGTCATCGGAAATCGTTATGCCGTTCCTGTTTTTTTCCGCACGGCAATTAAACCGTTTCATGCCGGGAATACGCGTGTTTTTTTGTTTCAAAATCTCTGCGCAAAGGGTTTGAATGCTTGTCTGAAAATGAGGATTGAGCCGGCAGGGATCAATAAAAATGAAACTTTGCCCGATATTCGGATACGGTCCCTCCGCTTCAAAAAAGGACGAAGCCTGATAGGAAAAAGAAGAAGCTGTCAAACTTGCGCTCATGATTTCCACCAAAAGGGCGAGCGCCGTACCTTTCGCCCCTGCAATAGGCAAAAGGGCTCCCTCCATCGCCTTTTCCGGGTCTGTGGTTGCATTGCCGCAGCTGTCTATCGCCCAGTCATCGGGAATACTTTCCTTTTTTTGCTTGGCAGTTAAAATTTTTCCCCGC
This window encodes:
- a CDS encoding M48 family metallopeptidase, translating into MAQTKNISAAFSYQGKEISYTLCFDRFKTVRLRMKEANRLEIKAPFHTPLTAIENSMRKHAEWIFARQEQLADMQTAIKPVTEEVFIFGKSFGVTLRKTSSAPLEKVRFFARNSYIDQEELFSQALPILQNSRPEIRLTGQELSIYCPNSEEALKLLSLWRKKTAQRFLPLHYSLLWKIFQEKTAHFLLRHTITTPYHFSCPPLTVRSCKRCFGSCRIFAKEQKTRITLSRHLMGLPLEYIEFVILHEFCHLVYPDHSPQFYALFSAVLPNHKSLKAGISHWSKGHNSF
- a CDS encoding FAD-dependent oxidoreductase, translating into MAKKILIIGAVALGTKAATRCKRVNPDTEITIIDQGQFISYGGCGMPFYISSEVDSINELRATSANVIRDPHFFTHVKDIDHVKIRTKALEINPQEQYVLTENLDTGEKEKLFYDELVLGMGSHAIVPQIKGVGLKNITTIAGLEDAEKIRTHCEKGIRHMVIIGASFTAIEIAVGLADMWNIPCTLIKRSKRMLPNLVSSTVSDMIRHDLEEAGINIVAEEDVLEFAGDDEGNVCEVVTNKQRIKADHVILAMGVKANYELAEKAGLKCDPKYGVCVNEYLQTSNSHIYAGGDLIAIKNLISGKEMHLPMGSLANRQGRIIGTNIAGGNPQTGLETFPGVVGTWCMKMHKGTVAGTGLNEDMAVKAGFDAVSINMEQLDRAHFYPEKHMMTLEVVVEKKTRRILGMQGYCADGTAVKARIDTMAAMLQFGKPTLHELSIAEVSYSPPLASAMDVFNTAGNVADNIVTGLGEFIKPAEFDALFEARDSNNYVFVDTRAGQAPLELCKKYPEYWLNIPLERFNEDMEKIPADKNIAFICNSGTRAYECLLKFKRGGRNAVNSSGGMQAMKKRGKKY
- a CDS encoding UxaA family hydrolase; protein product: MNKTFMGYRRENGRVGVRNHVIVLPLDDLSNSACQAVANNVAGTLAIVHPYGRLQFGEDLELHFRTLIGAGSNPNVAAVIVIGIEKEWTNKIVEGIAKTGKPVFGFGIEQNGDLNTVAMASRKAKELVQWATGLQRVECPIQELWVSCKCGESDTTSGIASCPTVGNAFDKLWKNGNTLLFGETTELTGGEHLVAARCKNEEVRRQFQAFFDRYADIIDKHKISDLSDSQPTKGNIEGGLTTIEEKALGNIQKIGKECIVEGCLEKAYSPTGPGLWFMDSSSAAAEMITLAAAAGYVVHFFPTGQGNIIGNPILPVIKLSANPRTVRTMSEHIDVDVSGLLRREMNLDQAGDLLLDMMEKTVNGRLTSAEALKHQEFVMTRLYESA
- a CDS encoding UxaA family hydrolase; the protein is MAIDFLVHEAGDGVGVAAVEGIKAGQDLTGWIMQEDQTITIKVLNDIPIGHKIALKDFAVGDTVFKYGTDIGKVVASIKKGEHLHVHNVKTKRW
- a CDS encoding TRAP transporter large permease subunit, producing MSIYDSIKVDLEHTSECGAFADCLNVNFEKPFMIIGLVGAVLLIVYQSLGRYVFAKYFPAMHIPFWTEELARFIFIWSMYFAIPLTIKHRENIRVDVIYDKFSPKWRGILWIYSDLAFIVMAGSIFYTSLGYIYMQWEFEQETAALRIPYYIPYAILPLGFGLMVIRLIQDISVELKTSSYADFFSAVFLIVLSIAPVYLFEELNVLVLLFGYFILLLVLGVPVSICLGLATLATVIGADSLPIDYIAQVPFTSVDSLPIMAIPFFIAAGVLMGAGGLSKRLLDLADYFIGSLPGGIALVSIAASMFFAAISGSGPATVAAIGMITIPAMIERGYDKFFAGVVVAAAGAIGVMIPPSNPFVVYGVTAQQSIGSLFMGGIVPGVLTGLALMVYTYFYSKKKGWKGIDREKNIKELIKVLWEAKWALLVPVIILGGIYGGIMTPTEAAAVAALYGLIAGMFLYGELTFKRLGDYLAQAAASSAAIIILIAMATLFGNIMAIESVPESIAAFILSVSNNKIAVLIIINAFLLFVGTFMEALAAIVILTPVLLPVVTQLGVNPVHFGVIMVVNLAIGFITPPVGVNLFVSGTIAGCKLMDLAGAIVPLLILMIAVLLLITYVPAICMCLV
- a CDS encoding TRAP transporter substrate-binding protein — encoded protein: MNGKKILGLAAAGFAFLSLAGFSFGAEPYTGPKLNLRLASPSPLGSNMVLGYEKFVELVKEKSGGKINIKLMANAVLGSDRSTLEAAQRGTLDMASCSSPNMASFARDYMVFDLPYVTSPEYQQQLYDALDNGELGKHFEKVANRIGLTTIMFSEYGYRNFAFTSSVNGIDMMKEKKVRTTDSPIEVAVSRALGMIPSPVAWGEVYTALQQGTVDGEGNNWEHLVLAKHIEVLKGAMNSEHNYSMHILMMNKKKYDMLDPQAQAVLREAAKEALAYERNLTKELKERCEKEMLAQGIVIYRLSAEERAVLKEKTRVVWDTFKNEIDPDVLQMVLDTQK
- the hisD gene encoding histidinol dehydrogenase, which codes for MKYLKKANTSAEEFSSGARKAVEEVLADIRANGEDAVRELAKKFDKWEQDFVLSPEKKARLIASVPETVKKDIQFAYEQITCFAKAQRESIKDFEIMTPAGVRAGQKVIPMDVAGCYVPGGRFAHTCSALMSIATAKVAGVPFVVAATPPRGDSIDPSVCYAMDLAGADVILEMGGIQSVAAMAYGLFTGKKANIIAGPGNAFVAEAKALLAGEGVCGIDLFAGPSEIAILADAQADPMTVAIDLLSQGEHGVNSPVWLFTDSEALAERVLEIMPKLIADMPDPATPQKSWDDYAEIIVCGSREEMVEISDRYAPEHLEVLCEDTGWWLNHLTSYGSLFMGEFSTVTHGDKCAGPNHILPTKKAAHFSGGLNVHKYLKICTYQQPASMEASCLISGYASRLSRVEGMEGHARACDWRLTKYQPEKDWDFKVYRHPAY
- a CDS encoding GntR family transcriptional regulator; this encodes MDKKISYVPLYEQVKKDILRRIIAGDWSPGSFLPNEFALAEQYGVSQGTLRKALNELTAEKYLVRYQGKGTAVAVVEDDTALFPFFFLSRRDNKHIPPVSQINGIARIKASSDIAGHLQINEGDEVIEIKRVRILDNECVINEIVYISLKVTGDIHFEDQQFPNTLYVYYQHKCGIRIHRAVEDIEAVLPTADDVKKLGIVKTQPVMKISRTSFDVQERIVEYRISKINTQNFVYRASLQ